In one Neobacillus sp. WH10 genomic region, the following are encoded:
- a CDS encoding class I SAM-dependent methyltransferase — translation MKISPVEQLFTLFNETALILQEELSCSYLEALAETGENLFQGAILQDELSELTLKRLKKVYEEIHLVKYSNEDIRKAYQLVILKGMKENVQPNHQMTPDSIGMLIGYLVERFMKQQSFRLLDPAVGTGNLLTTVLNHVHKNISSIGVEIDDILIKLAYVNANLQEHPVQLFNQDSLEPLFIDPVEAVIADLPVGYYPNDIRAADYQLKALEGHSYSHHLFIEQSVKHTLPGGYLFFLIPNGLFESDQAPQLHEFIKGNLIIQGLLHLPTSMFKNKHSAKSILVLQKKGEGVKPPKQALLVNLPSMSSAVGMDNILSKIEKWFQENKG, via the coding sequence ATGAAAATTTCTCCAGTTGAACAGCTTTTTACATTATTTAATGAAACTGCTCTTATTTTACAAGAGGAATTATCCTGTAGTTACCTTGAGGCACTTGCCGAAACAGGGGAAAATCTATTTCAAGGGGCCATCCTTCAGGACGAGCTAAGTGAGCTAACGTTAAAAAGGCTTAAGAAAGTATATGAAGAGATTCATTTGGTCAAATATTCGAATGAGGATATTCGTAAAGCCTATCAGCTTGTTATTTTAAAAGGGATGAAGGAAAATGTACAGCCAAACCATCAAATGACACCAGATTCTATTGGCATGCTGATTGGTTACTTAGTTGAGAGATTTATGAAGCAGCAGTCTTTCCGTCTCCTCGACCCTGCCGTTGGAACAGGGAATCTATTAACAACAGTGTTAAATCACGTCCATAAAAATATTTCGTCTATTGGTGTAGAGATTGACGATATTCTGATCAAGCTTGCCTATGTAAATGCTAATTTACAAGAGCATCCTGTTCAGTTGTTCAATCAGGATAGCCTAGAGCCTTTGTTTATTGATCCAGTGGAGGCAGTCATTGCAGATTTGCCAGTGGGCTACTATCCAAATGATATCAGAGCGGCAGATTATCAATTAAAAGCTTTAGAAGGCCACTCCTATTCACATCATTTATTTATCGAACAAAGTGTTAAACATACCTTACCTGGAGGCTATTTATTCTTCTTAATTCCGAACGGCTTATTTGAAAGTGATCAAGCACCTCAGCTTCATGAATTCATCAAGGGAAATCTGATTATTCAAGGACTGTTGCATTTACCAACAAGCATGTTTAAAAATAAACATTCAGCTAAAAGTATTTTGGTTTTACAAAAAAAAGGTGAAGGTGTCAAGCCGCCAAAGCAAGCTTTACTCGTGAATTTACCGAGCATGTCAAGTGCTGTTGGAATGGATAATATTTTGTCAAAAATTGAAAAATGGTTTCAGGAAAATAAAGGATAA